DNA from Delphinus delphis chromosome 8, mDelDel1.2, whole genome shotgun sequence:
GATAGAAGATCGTGGATTGCCATTTTGAAATATGGAAGGCACCCATTTTTTTAGTGATGAAATGGGGAGTGTTTGGCTTTCCGTATAGGATAACACAAGCTaccttttcactttcattttttttcccaatttcccACCAGGAGCAGATACCCATGACCCCCCTCAGGATTCCGTTCCTGTAAGTTCAGTCTCTCTTATCCCACCACCACCGCCTCCGAAAAATGCTGCCCGCCTGTTGGCGCTGGCCTTAGCTGAGTCTGCACAGCAAGCCTCGACCCAGTCATTGAAGAGACCGGGCGCTTCCCAGGCTGCTTGTACACATTATGGAGACACAGCAGTGGCTGCGACTGAAGAGAAACTGCCTACTGCCTACTCTAGTGCTACCTTAGATAAAGCCTATTTCCAAACCGATAGGCCAGCTGAGCAGTTCCACCTCCAGACCAAGGCCTCCGGAAACTGTGACCAGCCAGCACCGGATACGGCAGCTACTGAGGTTTATACCCATTCCAGCGCCGCTGAATCTGGGGAGCAACGACACCCAGCAGACATACCAGGCAGTCAGCCGCCTCGAATCTATTTATCTGGGGACCCAGAAAAGGCCAGAGTCACTTCAGTTCCCTTAATAGATTCTGAGTCTGATGATCACATACGTTTCCCTGAAGACCAGTCTGTGAAGACCAGTATGCCGACTGTCTCCTTTGTGGGCCAGGATCAGCTTCGTTTCTACAGTGGAGACCAGCCTCCTTCTTATCTTGGTGCAAGTGTGGATAAGCCCCTTCACCCTTCAGAACTTGCAGACAGAGCTCCCGCACCTTCTAATTTGCCTAGGGACAAAATCTACCCTCCTTCTGGGTCCCCTGAAGAGAATACCAGCACAGTCCCCGTGGCTTACATGACCACTGCTCCAGCAGCAGCTGACTTGAGCGCCAGGGAAGCCAACTGGGATGTGGTCGAACAGCCCAGCGCAGCAGGGTTCACCGCTGCCACCCTCCAGCGCGGTCACAGAACTAATcgtcccctccccccgcctccttCCCAGAGACCCTCAGAGCAGCTCCCAGTCCTGGGGCAGGTACAAGCCGCAGCCAGTATAGGACTAAACAACGCCCACAAGGTAAGAAGGGGGGAAGTCAGTGAGATGAAATGTGTGTTTTTCCGAAGGTATGTCACTCTCCAGCAGGGTGTGTTGTTACCTTGAGTGAGATCTGACATCTGCCTTTAAGTCCTGTGGCAGGTTTCCGTGAAACATTTCCCAGTTGAGGTTGGGATCTGCCTTTATTGTGATGCTGGTTTTCCTCTGAAAAAGGAGTGGTTACTCGATGGCTCTAGTTTAACGATACCTGCTCCCTTTAGTTCCTAAGCATGTAGGTAGTTTCTTCATAGAGATACAAAGAGATTGTGAACAAACGAGTCAAGCTGGGCCTTAGGTGTCAGGGTTGCAGCATTTTCCCAGCTCCATCACTGACTCGTTGTGGCTCTGGGCAAGTCGTCCGACCACCTCTGCCAGTTACTCACATCTGCACTACCAAAGTGCTGTATTCTCAGGACATTTGAAAGACTTTCTGCCTTACAGACTTTTTAGCAATATCAGAGATGACAGTGTCTTAGGACTTGTTATTTTCTCAACATTAACCAGCAGATTGTTCTACAGTTAAGCACCTGTTTTGATGAGAGAATGTTACACGCAGAATGATAAGGGTTTTTGTGGTCACCTTGAACAAAAAGGACTTCATATCTAGTCTTCTGTGCGGGATGCTCTTTCTAGTGGCTGCTTCTCAAGGGGAGCATGTTTGCAGCCCTGCAGTGAGGACCACGTTTGGCTTCTGCTGCCACAGACCGGCTGGAGcacaaggagggagggagagacagggacTGTTGGATGCCACCTAGACGAGTCCCTTTCTGTCCTTCCCTGGACTGGGGGCTAAAAACTGTCCACTGGGCAGCCGTGAGTCACTTTAAAAACCTCTCCAGATAGAACCAATGCTTCTTGTTTAACAGAATGTTCTTGGTGTTGAGACTGAGCTACATAGATAGACAGGGTGTATGTTTTTAAGCCTGGTGGTTATTTGGCTAAACTTCTGTTTGGTCCGCACAGTAAGATAGTGTCATGGGCCACCTCATCTCACGTTGAAAACCTATCGTAAATGAGAACAGCTCTCCAAAGATGGGATGGCTGCTACACCAGATGGCCACACAGGCCTTCTTTTCGTGGCAGTGGGGACAGGTCGGTCTCTGTCCTGTCCAGTGTATCCGCACAGCTTGGGAAATTTCAAGCTGCTGCCCAAATGGCCTCAACTTGTGAGTTGTGAATTTAATAGCGTTTGATTCCATAGAGGGGAGcagaaaaaacaaactcataatgTTATCATCTTTCAATAGGTTCAAGGAGTAGTTCTGGCTCCAGAGAGGCCGCCTGAACCCAGAGCCCTGGGTGACCCCACGCCTGTCCTGGCCGGCGACGGTGGGGCCGCCGCGCAGTGTCCCGCCTCTGCGCCCgctccccagcccagccttcccgaaAAGGTGCGGGAAGTTGCCAGGGCCCCCCCACTGCACCTGCGCGGCGAGCCCGTCCCCGTGCACTCCTCCTGTGGCTTCCCTACCCCGGGGCCCCCCACCAGGACCATGGAGAATAAAATCGCCGCTGCCATCCACTCCAGCTGCCCAGACACGTCCAGCAGCTCTGGGCACCACACCTTTGTCACGACTTCCTCAGCCTCCGTGGAGGACGTTTTGCCTTTGCCAGTCCCTGTCCCACAAGCCAAGCACGCCTCTCAGAAAACTGCATATTCCACCTTTGCTAGGCCTGATGTCACCACTGATCCCTTTGGTCCAGAAAACTGTGTGCATTTCAGTATGACTGCAAGCTGCCAGCACCGCCCCCAGAGCGTCCCCCCGCATCACGGCAAAGTGGAGCAGCACCAAGCGTACGGCTCCAGATCCGAGCCGCCAGCCTCCGTGGGTCCTCGGTACAACACGTACGTGGCCCCGGGAAGAAACGTGTCTGGACACCACCCGAAGCCATGCGGCCGGGCCGAATACGTGTCCTCTCTGAGCTCCTCCGTTAGGGGCAGTTGCTACTCCGAAGAAATGCCCCTGTACCCCACCATCCGCAGGGTGCAgtctctccacacccctccatcGTCCATGATTCGCTCTGTCCCCATTTCGAGGACAGAGGTGCCCCCAGATGATGAACCAGCCTACTGCCCAAGACCCCTGTACCAGTATAAGCCATATCAGTCCTCCCAGGCCCGCTCAGATTATCACGTGACTCAGCTCCAGCCTTACTTTGAGAATGGCCGGGTGCACTACCGCTACAGCCCCTATTCCAGTTCTGGTTCCTATTACAGCCCAGACGGGGCCCTGTGTGACGTGGATGCCTACAGCACAGTGCAGTTGAGGCCCCTTCACCGCCTGCCCAACCGCGACTTTGCTTTCTACAATCCTAGGCTGCAAGGAAAGAACGTGTACGGCTACGCTGCTTTGCCTTCACGTCCCCGGGCCAACGTGACTGGCTCTTTCTCTGCTAATGACCACAGTGTAGTCAACATGCCTCCAGTCGCCGAGGTAAAGCACACTTACACCTCATGGGATTTTGAGGACATGGAAAAATACCGCCTGCAGTCCATCCGGAGGGAGAGCCGTGCGCGGCAGAAGGTGAAAGGGCCTGTTATGTCCCAGTATGACAACATGACCCCCGTGGTGCAAGATGACTTGGGTGGGATCTATGTCATCCACCTGCGGAGTAAATCagatcctgggaaaactggacttcTCTCGGtggcagaaggaaaggaggggtggCACCCAGCCAAGGCCCTCAGTCCCGAGGGAGATGACCGCCTCTATAGGAAGAATCTGGAGCCAGAGTTCGACAGAGCGCACCACCATGGAGGACACGGCAGTGGGCAGTCAGAGAAGCCGACCCTCCCTCAGAAGCAAAGTAGCCTCAGGAACAGGAAGCTGCATGACATGGGTTGTAGTCTCCCTGAGCACAGGGCACATCAGGAAGCAAGCCATAGGCAACTGTGTGAATCAAAAAACGGGCCACCTTACCCACAGGGAGCCGGCCAGTTAGATTATGGGCCCAAAGGGATTCCAGACACTTCTGAGCCAGTCAGCTACCATAACTCTGGAGGGAAATATATTCCATCAGGGCAGGAGTCTCTAAGACTGAACCACAAAGAGGTGAGGCTCCCCAAGGAGCTGGAGAGGCCT
Protein-coding regions in this window:
- the ARHGAP32 gene encoding rho GTPase-activating protein 32 isoform X4; the protein is MKSRPTKQKLKQRGILKERVFGCDLGEHLLNSGFEVPQVLQSCTAFIERYGIVDGIYRLSGVASNIQRLRHEFDSEHVPDLTKEPYVQDIHSVGSLCKLYFRELPNPLLTYQLYEKFSDAVSAATDEERLIKIHDVIQQLPPPHYRTLEFLMRHLSLLADYCSITNMHAKNLAIVWAPNLLRSKQIESACFSGTAAFMEVRIQSVVVEFILNHVDVLFSGKISAVIQEGAASLSRPKSLLVSSPSTKLLTLEEAQARTQAQVNSPIVTENKYIEVGEGPAALQGKFHTIIEFPPERRRPQNKMKKSPVGSWRSFFNLGKSSSVSKRKLQRNESEPSEMKAMALKGGRAEGTLRSAKSEESLSSLHAADGDSKLFRPRRPRSSSDALSASFNGEMLGNRCNSYDNLPHNNGSEEEVGLLHIPALVSPQSAEDVDLSPPDIGVASLDFDPMSFQCSPPKAESECLESGASFLDSLGYSKDKQGTNRKDTEAGGSQSQTPGSTASSEPVSPLQEKLSPFFTLDLSPTEEKSSKPASFTEKVVYAFSPKIGRKLSKSPSLNISEPISVTLPARVSEVIGTVANTAAQNAPSPAWNKSGEESDVINRSPTQVVKIKANEREAQEGCESEVQPLDQVAAADADPPGKEEPASSSQSKAVPSGQTQTGADTHDPPQDSVPVSSVSLIPPPPPPKNAARLLALALAESAQQASTQSLKRPGASQAACTHYGDTAVAATEEKLPTAYSSATLDKAYFQTDRPAEQFHLQTKASGNCDQPAPDTAATEVYTHSSAAESGEQRHPADIPGSQPPRIYLSGDPEKARVTSVPLIDSESDDHIRFPEDQSVKTSMPTVSFVGQDQLRFYSGDQPPSYLGASVDKPLHPSELADRAPAPSNLPRDKIYPPSGSPEENTSTVPVAYMTTAPAAADLSAREANWDVVEQPSAAGFTAATLQRGHRTNRPLPPPPSQRPSEQLPVLGQVQAAASIGLNNAHKVQGVVLAPERPPEPRALGDPTPVLAGDGGAAAQCPASAPAPQPSLPEKVREVARAPPLHLRGEPVPVHSSCGFPTPGPPTRTMENKIAAAIHSSCPDTSSSSGHHTFVTTSSASVEDVLPLPVPVPQAKHASQKTAYSTFARPDVTTDPFGPENCVHFSMTASCQHRPQSVPPHHGKVEQHQAYGSRSEPPASVGPRYNTYVAPGRNVSGHHPKPCGRAEYVSSLSSSVRGSCYSEEMPLYPTIRRVQSLHTPPSSMIRSVPISRTEVPPDDEPAYCPRPLYQYKPYQSSQARSDYHVTQLQPYFENGRVHYRYSPYSSSGSYYSPDGALCDVDAYSTVQLRPLHRLPNRDFAFYNPRLQGKNVYGYAALPSRPRANVTGSFSANDHSVVNMPPVAEVKHTYTSWDFEDMEKYRLQSIRRESRARQKVKGPVMSQYDNMTPVVQDDLGGIYVIHLRSKSDPGKTGLLSVAEGKEGWHPAKALSPEGDDRLYRKNLEPEFDRAHHHGGHGSGQSEKPTLPQKQSSLRNRKLHDMGCSLPEHRAHQEASHRQLCESKNGPPYPQGAGQLDYGPKGIPDTSEPVSYHNSGGKYIPSGQESLRLNHKEVRLPKELERPRARQIAAPEKHSRDCCKEGGHLAQSAVPPPKPERSHSLKLHHTQNVERDPGVLYQYQTHGRRQGSGTVGPQYDNLEGYHSPPQHQRGGFGAAAMGMYVPPSFPHPQNRTYATALGQGAFLPTELSLQHSETQVHAE